The DNA segment TATCTTTGTCTTTGCCCGTGTATTTGGCTGAAACAATAAGTCCGGAAGTTCGAGGAACATTGGGACTTTTACCCACATCCATAGGTAATGCTGGGGTCATGTTGTGCTACATCTTTGGATTTTGGCTGGATTGGTCCTACCTATCCCTTATTGGAGCTATTATTCCATTACCCTTCCTCTTCATGGTCTGTACAATTCCGGAAACTCCTCGGTatgtattaatttgttaattatcgATATATTTGCTCCATAACCTCTCTATGTCTACTCCAAGGTTTCTAGTTGCAAACAACAAAGCAACTGCAGCTCGAGCGTCTCTTCAATGGCTCCGTGGTTCACATGCAGATATAACTGCAGAGTTAAACGAAATAGAGGCTATGAATATATTGGCCCTcaaatcaaagtttaaaatcaaggaactttttaaaatgacgtACATGAAACCTCTTTTTGTATCCATGGGTCTTATGTTTTTTCAACAGTTTAGTGGAATTAACGCTGTTCTATTTTATTCTGTGTCCATTTTTGAATCTGCTGGTTCTTCAATTGACTCAAATTTAGCCACTATCATTTTAGGAATAGTGAATATTTGTGCAACGATCTTTTCAAACGTGCTCATTGATCGATTGGGGAGAAAGATCCTTCTGTACATTTCTCTCAttggtaaattatatattcaatgaatttactaccaaataattaaatacaaaaagatcAACTTAacccaacaaaaatatttcttatgaaaaaaaagtttgtttttttactgacacaccaaaaatgatttaattttataatctaaTTGAATGCTTTTTTAACAAgataaaagtttgtttgttaCCTTGCTTATACATATCTCCATTCTAGGGCATCTGtagtcaaatactttttttgaagaagataaaagtttgtttagtgcattacttataaatatctacatttGAGGGCATATGTAGttaaacggtttttttttttaaattaggagaTGATGAAAAACAAACATGACACACGTCAAATTATGCAATTAAACatgttttataatgattttgatacatacattaataaatgttttacagACAACAGACATCTcttttatcatcattttgatacattttcgGCATGTTTGATATGATTTAGAACAAGTAATTAGAGACGTATCACTCATTTATGTTGTAACTATAATCAAATTAACGAGGTTTGACAACAGAAAAGTTCGCCCAAAGTGCATTATAATGTCGTTgcaaatgtatttacattttcaatatttgttctTATAGGGATGATTGGAAGTTTAGGCGTTTTTGGAGCCTATTTTTACATGAGGAACTCTGAGATTCTTCAACTTAGTGGTATTATTCCTCTTGTTGCACTTGTTGTgtacattatttcattttctgttgGGTTTGGCCCCATTCCATGGCTTATGATGGGTGAAATCTTTCCAGCAAGGTAGGACCAAAACGAGAAAAATTActcaccaaaatattttaatatttaatcccATGATTCTAGGATTCGAGGACCTGCAGCGTCCCTATCTACAGCTTTTAATTGGACTTGTACCTTTGTAGTTACAAAGACGTTCATGGATCTGCAGGTATTCATGTATTTAAAGTAGGGACTGATTGAGTATTGATTTTAAGTGTTTGATTACCCATTATTGAAGGAGAAACCCAATTTaagttttcaaacaaaatcttaCTCTGGTAACTCTTTAATTTTACTAATAACCATCGTACAATAGCTCATTCttagtaaaacaaaaaacgttatatttgtgatatattgttaaaacaattaaaagtgATTCCACAATCTACATGTCTTATATTAAGTTTGATAGAGAAGATATAACTTTCAAACATAATTGCtctgatattattaatttatcgaTAAATTTTGACCATTTACCagttaatataatcaaactgTCTATAATATAATCGGTTGAGATATGAACAAGTCGCCTCTTCGCctattcataattcatatgtacactaattattacttttttctcttttccatCAGATTGTACTAGGTCAATCCGGAGTCTTTTGGCTCTTTGCTGGGATTCTCATCATTAGTTGTttctttgtcatattttttgttcctgAGACACGTGGAAAAACTTTGGAAGACATTGAAAGGCTATATATTGAGCGTCGCATGTCTATCATTATGGATGGTGGGGATGCTCCACCACCAATTCAGTCATACAGAAGAGTCTCTAGTATCGCTAATTTGAAATCAACGCCCTCTCAATTCTTATAAACTAATAGGATGCATTGCTTGTacctttttcaataaatacatatagatATTCCGCTATTAAAATGTAACCTTCTCTCTACTTTTTCTACCTTTGTAAACCAAAGACGTGAGCTTAATTTAGTAAtcctatattttaatgatatttttgatatgaaattattaactttttttatgtagattggtctaaattaataatacaaattatgttATTCATCCATGaataaaagtatacatattaaTCTATAACAGCTACGATAAAGTTTAAGTTTTATTTCTCCATGGTACACCAATTCTTCCTGATAACACATAAAGTAAGCTACCACTTTCCCTACGATTTAAATTACttgtaatttattaacaaaattattaaaaaaataaatattaacttgttaaaataataatataatacaatttgaccaaataatataattttcactttaattttcattttttttatttagtcaatagTCATTGCAGGTTGCACACTACTACTTTATTAACATGCTTAGTTAAAGGTTTTATACAAATCATAGCGTTTATTTTGAGTCGTTacgtttttgaaaaatttgtgataaaaatgcTAGAGGTATTATTGTGAGCTGTCCATTTTTCTATTTCCCCTTATTACCGTAGTGAATCTTTTTTCGTTCTTCGTTACATCCATCCCGGGAGCAATATAAATATGAAGAGTTCACGCACTACCTGAAAACACGTAAGTTGACATTTACAATAATACTCTTTAGTATTTCTACGTGGCTAAAAAAACCTCTTTGATTTCATCATATAATAGTCAAGGgtagtgatttaattaattatttgaccaAACGAATTCATATTTGTGAATCTATCATATGTATTCTTGAAGAACATTCGTTCGCCTCTTCGTCCCCTAGCCTGAGCTTTCCTATTTATTCGGATAGAGTTCCAAGATGAGTTCCGATCAGCTCTCTTCATATTCACATAGATGTTGATGTAAAAGTAGCTCAAACCTCGGAATAGGTTTCCATAGTGACTAAAGAATGACTCATGATGAAAGTACAGAGCTGGTAttgttttggatattttttcaagagtatAAACATATAGttcattcatgaattactcctcGACACATAGTGATGAATGATTGACATAAGTGGAGTTTGGAAGAGTATTAACTCgcatgataaattatatattttgtagtattttgCGTTTATTATCATTCAATGAAGCATTTTTCACATATAAGGAgcttataaatattcaatactcATTTATACCCTTATTGTCACTCTCAATTTTAGGAT comes from the Lepeophtheirus salmonis chromosome 4, UVic_Lsal_1.4, whole genome shotgun sequence genome and includes:
- the LOC121115705 gene encoding trehalose transporter 1-like protein, yielding MFHSDTHIELTQPYRPPPEGGKTFTRSQIQASIAVSMGSMIVGYSSAWSSPAIASLMEPGREIKVTSNEASWIGSLMPLAALIGGFIGGSLLEALGRKKTILSTAIPFIVAGLIVSFAQDVYMIYAGRAITGFCIGIISLSLPVYLAETISPEVRGTLGLLPTSIGNAGVMLCYIFGFWLDWSYLSLIGAIIPLPFLFMVCTIPETPRFLVANNKATAARASLQWLRGSHADITAELNEIEAMNILALKSKFKIKELFKMTYMKPLFVSMGLMFFQQFSGINAVLFYSVSIFESAGSSIDSNLATIILGIVNICATIFSNVLIDRLGRKILLYISLIGMIGSLGVFGAYFYMRNSEILQLSGIIPLVALVVYIISFSVGFGPIPWLMMGEIFPARIRGPAASLSTAFNWTCTFVVTKTFMDLQIVLGQSGVFWLFAGILIISCFFVIFFVPETRGKTLEDIERLYIERRMSIIMDGGDAPPPIQSYRRVSSIANLKSTPSQFL